From Panicum hallii strain FIL2 chromosome 2, PHallii_v3.1, whole genome shotgun sequence, a single genomic window includes:
- the LOC112883086 gene encoding anthocyanidin 3-O-glucosyltransferase 2-like has product MASLNVLLLPEPGSGHLMSLIEAGKRLLGHGGRHAQEFTVTVLVVRPPTPETTSEVDAHVRRVEASGIGVRFHHLPAEEPPTDCGGNLQEFKSRYLELYKPHVRAAARELRASALVIDFFATTVLDVARELAVPAYIYFTSTAGLLALMLRLPALEREVDVDFEAYEGTVDVPGLPPVPAGSTPGFMGRKSSPNFTWFVYHGRRFMDADGIIVNTVAELEPGLLAAIAEGRCAPGRRPAPPLYPIGPVLDLGARDGASDEACVRWLDAQPRASVVFLCFGSLGWFDAAKAREVAAGLERSGHRFLWALRGPPAAGSRHPSDADLDALLPKGFLERTEGRGLVWPRWAPQKAVLAHPAVGGFVTHCGWNSTLESLWHGVPLAPWPLYAEQHLNAFELVADMGVAVPLQVDRKRDNFVEAAELERTVRSLLGGGSEEARRAREKAAEMKAACRKAVAEGGSSHAALERLREAIREGARAGTATTA; this is encoded by the coding sequence ATGGCGAGCCTCAACGTGCTGCTCCTCCCTGAGCCCGGCTCCGGCCACCTCATGTCGCTCATCGAAGCCGGGAAGCGCCTGCTGGGCCACGGCGGTCGTCACGCCCAGGAGTTCACGGTGACCGTCCTCGTCGTGCGCCCGCCGACGCCGGAAACCACGTCGGAGGTGGACGCGCACGTCCGGCGCGTCGAGGCGTCCGGCATTGGCGTCCGGTTCCACCACCTCCCGGCCGAGGAGCCCCCGACGGATTGCGGCGGCAACCTGCAGGAGTTCAAGTCGCGGTACCTGGAGCTGTACAAGCCGCACGTCAGGGCCGCGGCGCGGGAGCTCCGCGCCTCGGCGCTCGTGATCGACTTCTTCGCCACCACCGTGCTCGACGTGGcgcgggagctcgccgtgccggCGTACATCTACTTCACCTCCACGGCCGGGCTGCTCGCGCTCATGCTGCGGCTGCCGGCCCTGGAGCGGGAGGTCGACGTCGACTTCGAGGCCTACGAGGGCACGGTGGACGTCCCGGGCCTGCCGCCCGTGCCCGCGGGCTCCACCCCCGGGTTCATGGGCCGCAAGAGCAGCCCCAACTTCACGTGGTTCGTGTACCACGGCAGGCGGTTCATGGACGCCGACGGCATCATCGTCAACACGGTGGCCGAGCTCGAGCCGGGGCTCCTCGCCGCGATAGCCGAGGGCCGGTGCGCGCCGGGACGACGGCCGGCGCCGCCACTGTACCCGATCGGCCCGGTGCTGGACCTCGGTGCGAGAGACGGCGCGTCCGACGAGGCGTGCGTCCGGTGGCTCGACGCGCAGCCGCGGGCCTCCGTGGTGTTCCTGTGCTTCGGGAGCCTGGGGTGGTTCGACGCCGCGAAGGCGCGCGAGGTCGCCGCGGGGCTGGAACGGAGCGGGCACCGGTTCCTGTGGGCGCTGCGcgggcctcccgcggccgggTCGCGGCACCCATCGGACGCCGACCTGGACGCGCTCCTCCCGAAGGGGTTCCTGGAGCGGACCGAGGGCAGGGGCCTCGTGTGGCCCCGGTGGGCGCCGCAGAAGGCGGTTCTCGCCCACCCGGCCGTGGGCGGCTTCGTGACGCACTGCGGGTGGAACTCGACGCTCGAGAGCCTGTGGCACGGCGTGCCGCTGGCGCCGTGGCCGCTGTACGCGGAGCAGCACCTGAACGCGTTCGAGCTCGTGGCCGACATGGGCGTAGCCGTGCCGCTGCAGGTGGACAGGAAGCGGGACAACTTCGTGGAGGCCGCGGAGCTGGAGCGCACGGTGCGGAGCCTGTTGGGCGGCGGGTCGGAGGAGGCGCGGAGGGCGCGGGAGAAGGCCGCGGAGATGAAGGCCGCGTGCCGGAAGGCCGTGGCGGAGGGCGGTTCGTCGCACGCCGCGCTGGAGAGGCTGCGGGAGGCGATCCGCGAGGGTGCGCGGGCGGGGACAGCGACGACCGCATAG
- the LOC112883085 gene encoding anthocyanidin 3-O-glucosyltransferase 2-like has product MAAPALVLLPEWGSGHLMSMLESCKRVLLSGGGRAFSITLLVMRPPTAEATSEVEAHARREAASGLDIRFHRLPAVEPPADAIGVEEFIARYIGLHAPHVRDALAGMARPVAALVLDMFAAPLVDVARDLGVPSYVFMSSTGAMLAFMLHLPVLHEAGAAEFDEVEGPVEVPGLPPVPPASVPCPVVDKKSPNYTWFVRLGDRFMDATGIIANTAEGLEPGPLAAVAGGRSVPGRAAPPVYPIGPVLSLGDRSPSHECVAWLDAQPPASVVFLCFGSMGWFEPAQVVEITAALERCGHRFLWVLRGPPSSATGAGAPDGSEHPTDANLDELLPEGFLERTKGRGLVWPTWAPQKDILAHPAVGGFVTHGGWNSVLESLWHGVPMAPWPLYAEQHLNAFELVADMGVAVPLRVDRKQDNFVEAAELERAVRSLMGSEGEEGRKAREKAAEMKAVCRDAVAGGGSSHAALQRLAEALHDGAAIPKK; this is encoded by the coding sequence atggcggcgccggcgctggTGCTCCTGCCGGAGTGGGGCTCCGGCCACCTCATGTCCATGCTCGAGTCCTGCAAGCGCGTGCTcctcagcggcggcggcagggcctTCTCCATCACGCTGCTCGTCATGCGCCCGCCCACGGCCGAGGCCACCTCCGAGGTGGAGGCGCACGCGCGCCGCGAGGCCGCGTCGGGGCTCGACATCCGCTTCCACCGCCTCCCCGCCGTGGAGCCCCCCGCGGACGCCATCGGGGTCGAGGAGTTCATCGCGCGGTACATCGGCCTCCACGCGCCGCACGTCCGGGACGCCCTCGCCGGCATGGCGCGCCCCGTCGCGGCGCTGGTCCTGGACATGTTCGCCGCGCCGCTGGTCGACGTGGCGCGGGACCTCGGGGTGCCCTCCTACGTGTTCATGTCGTCCACGGGCGCCATGCTCGCGTTCATGCTGCACCTGCCCGTGCTCCACGAGGCGGGGGCCGCGGAGTTCGACGAGGTGGAGGGGCCCGTGGAGGTGCCGGGCCTGCCGCCGGTGCCGCCGGCGTCCGTGCCGTGCCCCGTGGTGGACAAGAAGAGCCCCAACTACACGTGGTTCGTGCGCCTCGGCGACCGCTTCATGGACGCCACGGGCATCATCGCCAACACCGCGGAGGGGCTCGAGCCGGGGCCCCTCGCGGCCGTCGCCGGGGGCCGGAGCGTGCCggggcgcgccgcgccgccggtgtACCCAATCGGCCCCGTGCTGTCGCTCGGCGACCGCTCGCCGTCGCACGAGTGCGTCGCGTGGTTGGACGCGCAGCCGCCGGCGTCGGTGGTGTTCCTCTGCTTCGGGAGCATGGGCTGGTTCGAGCCGGCGCAGGTGGTGGAGATCACCGCCGCGCTGGAGCGGTGCGGCCACCGATTCCTGTGGGTCCTGCGGGGGCCACCGTCGTCCGCgacgggcgccggcgccccggACGGGTCGGAGCACCCGACGGACGCGAACCTCGACGAGCTCCTCCCGGAGGGGTTCCTGGAGAGGACCAAGGGCAGGGGCCTGGTGTGGCCGACGTGGGCGCCGCAGAAGGACATCCTCGCGCACCCCGCCGTGGGCGGGTTCGTGACGCACGGTGGCTGGAACTCGGTGCTCGAGAGCCTGTGGCACGGCGTGCCGATGGCGCCGTGGCCGCTGTACGCGGAGCAGCACCTGAACGCGTTCGAGCTGGTGGCCGACATGGGCGTGGCCGTGCCGCTGCGGGTGGACAGGAAGCAGGACAACTTCGTGGAGGCGGCCGAGCTGGAGCGCGCGGTGCGGTCCCTGATGGGCagcgagggagaggaggggaggaagGCGAGGGAGAAGGCCGCGGAGATGAAGGCCGTGTGCCGGGACGCCGTGGCGGGGGGCGGGTCATCGCACGCCGCGCTGCAGAGGCTCGCCGAGGCGCTCCACGACGGCGCGGCGATCCCAAAGAAGTGA
- the LOC112880514 gene encoding UDP-glycosyltransferase 71K1-like yields the protein MATPTVVLLPLWSAGHLMSLLEAGKRLLDRAGGRLSLTVLVIPPPTEQLAAEVEGHIRREEASGLDVRFVRLPAVEPPTDFRGIEEFLSRLVQMHAPDVRAAVAALPCPVAALVLDFFCTTLIDVARDLAVPAYVYFTTNAAMLALMLRLPALHEEVTVEFEEVEGDVDVPGLPPVPPSSFPMPVMDKKNPNYTWFVYHGRRFAEADGIIVNTAAELERSALAAIADGRCTPGVRPPTVYPIGPVISFAPPSEQPQECVRWLDAQPKASVVLLCFGSGGFFTAPRAHEIAHGLERSGHRFLWVLRGPPEPGARHPTDANLAELLPDGFLESTKGRGLVWPTWAPQKEILGHAAVGGFVTHGGWNSVLESLWHGVPLAPWPLYAEQHTNAFTLVAAMGVAVAMKVDRKRDNFVEAAELERAVKELMGGGEEGRKAREKAMEMKAACRNAVQEGGSSDAALRRLAEQLVSTNGEL from the exons ATGGCGACCCCGACCGTCGTCTTGCTGCCCCTGTGGAGCGCCGGCCACCTCATGTCCCTGCTCGAGGCCGGCAAGCGTCTGCTCGACCGCGCCGGCGGCAGGCTCTCGCTCACCGTGCTCGTCATCCCCCCGCCCACGGAGCAGCTCGCGGCCGAGGTCGAGGGCCACATCCGCCGGGAGGAGGCCTCCGGCCTTGACGTCCGCTTCGTCCGCCTCCCCGCCGTGGAGCCCCCGACGGATTTCCGCGGCATCGAGGAGTTCCTCTCCCGGCTCGTGCAGATGCACGCGCCCGACGTCAGGGCGGCGGTCGCCGCCCTCCCGTGCCCCGTGGCCGCGCTcgttctcgacttcttctgcaCCACGCTGATTGACGTGGCCCGCGACCTCGCCGTGCCGGCCTACGTCTACTTCACCACCAACGCCGCGATGCTGGCGCTCATGCTGCGCCTCCCGGCGCTCCACGAGGAGGTGACGGTCGAGTTCGAGGAGGTGGAGGGCGACGTGGACGTGCCCGGGCTGCCGCCGGTGCCGCCGTCCTCGTTCCCGATGCCGGTGATGGACAAGAAGAACCCGAACTACACGTGGTTCGTGTACCACGGCAGGCGCTTCGCGGAGGCCGACGGCATCATCGTCAACACGGCCGCCGAGCTTGAGCGGAGCGCGCTTGCTGCCATCGCCGACGGACGGTGCACGCCCGGAGTCCGTCCCCCGACGGTGTATCCGATCGGCCCGGTGATCTCGTTCGCGCCGCCCTCCGAGCAGCCGCAAGAGTGCGTGCGGTGGCTCGACGCACAGCCCAAGGCCTCCGTGGTGCTCCTCTGCTTCGGGAGCGGAGGATTCTTCACCGCGCCGCGGGCGCACGAGATTGCCCACGGCCTGGAGCGCAGCGGTCACCGCTTCCTCTGGGTGCTGCGCGGCCCACCGGAACCAGGCGCGCGGCACCCAACGGACGCGAACCTCGCCGAGCTTCTCCCAGATGGCTTCCTCGAGAGTACGAAGGGCAGGGGCCTGGTGTGGCCGACGTGGGCGCCGCAGAAGGAGATCCTGGGCCACGCCGCCGTTGGGGGTTTCGTGACGCACGGCGGCTGGAACTCGGTGCTGGAGAGCCTGTGGCACGGCGTGCCGTTGGCGCCGTGGCCGCTGTACGCCGAGCAGCACACGAACGCGTTCACACTGGTGGCCGCCATGGGCGTCGCCGTGGCGATGAAGGTGGACAGGAAGCGGGACAACTTCGTGGAGGCCGCGGAGCTGGAGCGAGCGGTGAAGGAGCTgatgggcggcggcgaggaggggaggAAGGCGAGGGAGAAGGCCATGGAGATGAAGGCCGCGTGCAGGAACGCCGTGCAGGAGGGCGGCTCGTCCGACGCGGCGCTGCGCAGGCTAGCCGAGCAGCTGGTCAGCACGA ATGGTGAGCTATGA
- the LOC112880515 gene encoding UDP-glycosyltransferase 91B1-like: protein MTGPADESSGQQQQQLHVAIFPWLAFGHLLPCHELAERLASRGQRVSFVSTPRILARLRPVAPAAASLLDFVALPFPRVDGLPEGVEATSDVPAGMAELHREALDRLAPAFSAFLDAADASGNKVDWVLLDSFHASIADVAHEHKVPCILNMPYSAASSIDYGVPDPKDLDNPLTPAVIRRFVQTFEKCKLIAYRSSFEVEPESMPLLAKIFGKPVIPVGVLPPLAAADAAHDGDASLSWLDEQPSKSVVFVGFGSEYPMTLRQLHEIAAGLELAGTRFLWALKRPGGVAPEEDLLPPGFEERTRGRGSVVTGWVPQTSILGHAAVGAFMMHSGWGSTIEGLQYGQPMVMMPVLGDHLSTSRVMHERKIGVRVHKEKGDEAFLGDNIARAIRAVMVDEESKGIYAANAKKMQEIVEDEKCHHRYIDDFIQCLRAHKN, encoded by the exons ATGACCGGCCCCGCCGACGAGTCCtccggccagcagcagcagcagctgcacgTCGCCATCTTCCCGTGGCTCGCCTTCGGGCACCTGCTCCCCTGCCACGAGCTCGCCGAGCGCCTGGCCTCGCGCGGCCAGCGCGTGTCCTTCGTCTCCACGCCGCGCATCCTCGCCCGGCTCCGCCCGGTCGCCCCCGCGGCGGCCTCGCTCCTCGACTTCGTGGCGCTCCCGTTCCCGCGCGTCGACGGCCTCCCCGAGGGCGTCGAGGCCACCTCCGACGTCCCGGCCGGAATGGCCGAGCTCCACCGAGAGGCCCTGGACCGGCTCGCGCCGGCCTTCTCTGCCTTCCTCGACGCCGCCGACGCCAGCGGCAACAAGGTGGACTGGGTGCTCCTCGACAGCTTCCACGCGTCCATCGCTGATGTCGCCCATGAGcacaag GTCCCCTGCATATTGAACATGCCTTACTCCGCGGCGTCGTCAATAGATTACGGAGTTCCCGACCCCAAGGATCTGGACAATCCCTTGACTCCAGCAGTAATCCGACGATTCGTCCAGACGTTCGAGAAATGCAAGCTCATCGCTTACCGCAGCAGCTTCGAGGTCGAGCCAGAGTCCATGCCTCTCCTGGCAAAGATCTTCGGCAAGCCGGTCATCCCCGTCGGCGTCCTCccaccgctcgccgccgccgacgcagcGCACGACGGCGACGCCTCCCTGTCGTGGCTCGACGAGCAGCCGTCCAAGTCCGTGGTCTTCGTCGGCTTCGGGAGCGAGTACCCGATGACCCTCAGGCAGCTCCACGAGATCGCCGCCGGGCTGGAGCTCGCCGGGACGCGCTTCCTCTGGGCGCTCAAGAGGCCCGGCGGCGTCGCCCCGGAGGAAGACCTCTTGCCCCCGGGGTTCGAGGAGCGCACGCGCGGCCGCGGCTCCGTCGTCACGGGCTGGGTTCCCCAGACCAGCATCCTGGGGCACGCCGCCGTGGGCGCGTTCATGATGCACTCCGGCTGGGGCTCCACCATCGAGGGGCTCCAGTACGGCCAGCCCATGGTGATGATGCCCGTCCTGGGGGATCACCTGTCCACCTCGCGGGTGATGCACGAGCGGAAGATCGGGGTGAGGgtgcacaaggagaagggagaCGAGGCTTTTCTTGGCGACAACATCGCGAGAGCCATACGGGCCGTCATGGTGGATGAAGAGAGCAAGGGGATCTACGCCGCCAATGCTAAGAAGATGCAGGAGATTGTGGAAGACGAGAAGTGCCACCACAGGTACATCGatgacttcattcagtgcctGAGGGCCCACAAGAACTGA